The sequence below is a genomic window from Lolium perenne isolate Kyuss_39 chromosome 4, Kyuss_2.0, whole genome shotgun sequence.
gcacctcgtcaccactgtaacatctagggttgaatcttgattgtttgataggggaaactctcccggtattggttactacttgttattgatgctattgagtgaaaccattgaaccaaggtttatgttcagattgttattcatcatcatatcacctctgattacattccatatgatgtctcgtgagtagttcgtttagttcttgaggacatgggtgaagtctaaatgttagtagtgaattatgttgggtaatatttaatggtttgatatttaagttatggtgttattcttctagtggtgtcatgtgaacgtcgactacatgatacttcacctttataggcctaggggaatacatcttgtattcgtttgccaattgcggggttgccggagtgacagaaacctgaacccccgttggtatatcgatgcaggagggatagcaggatctcagagtttaagactgtggttagatttatcttaattactttcttgtagttgcggatgcttgcaaggggtataatcacaagtatgtattagtcctaggaagggcggtgcattagcataggttcacccacataacacttatcaaaacaatgaagattaatcagctatatgaagcgaaagcactagactaaattcccgtgtgtcctcaagaacgtttggtcattataagtaaacaaaccggcttgtcctttgtgctaaaaaggattgggccactcgctgcaattatttctctcgcattttacatactcgtactttatttatctgctatatcaaaaccccctgaatacttgtctgtgaacatttacagtgaatccttcatcgaaactgcttgtcaacaccttctgctcctcgttgggttcgacactcttatttatcaaaagtactacgatacaccccctatacttgtgggtcatcaagcaccATGCTCTGCGTTGCATTACTACGTTCAATGGTGAGTTGTATGCAACAGTTATGGACAATTTTGAGTTCAGAAaaatagtgtgcaccaacaatgtccagttgggCAGCGTGCGAGCACTGTCAACATGGAGAAACTATTTTCATTTCTAGAACTTGAAaatgacaagttctaccttgtgaagtcggatggtgatctgctgcttgtgttgttggacaacatgcatttggaggaaggtcaaccattggtgtaccgtgtggacactgagagccgctctctccatgccaTTAGTAAaattggcagtcgtgccttcttcgtccattatatccggtgtatctccgtcgataccagagtgcacccgacacttcgacatggctgcatctactacgcggatttgggttatatcagagagtactttgatgatataaagacctgggatgagtggccactacgtgtggatagattaggaaactacgaTCTGAGAAATAAACAAagaccataccgtttggaggatgtattggctgtacactgcagacggaaggagttcaatgaatatttccttcagataCATGAATagagcgacgaagaaatatataatgaatgaagaacatattcattcatcctggggtatcctagtCTTCATGTTGGTCATACATTgtgtcttgtattattttcagcttagtttgtcgtgaacattaacatcgTTATTGGCTGTTTTTGGATGATGTATGcactttatgtattatacttagttttcgtgatttattatgctgctgtgaatttatcctatactagcttctagatttgttaTTATATTTGttaccatattgggcaaaaaacgagggtcaaaaggcaacaatcattgaagaaagacagaaacaaaaccttctctagatttgatactaatttggtgaaaagagAGAGAATTGTTACAGAGAGAGGGGAAACATGTGCTCTTAAAAAgggatgccaatttgggccgagagagacagaacccagctcctgctcacgtacaaccaaacgcggtctcgtcctgtcccacgcggtccctttctaccagccacacgcgacgcggccccacacgacgcgacccacACATTAGCACGGAACGgtaaactaaacgggaatcctcccgcCCGAGCtcattctgcgggtttcagacaagggcttggagaaaactgaaaaaaaactaagaagctggggaaaactgagtacaactaaagcCCTGAAGGCacggaaatagaaatcccaaaactATATGCATCCTTTTTAAGGAGGGAATAGTAGAGAAGGAACACATTTTCTTAGCACTCCATGTTATCTAGAGAATGTAAAAGACATATGTTATAAATGCATTATCTCTTATTGTTTTCTCTACCAATTAATGAATATTAATAAAATTTAAGTAAAAAATTATGTTGGTAAGGGAAGACAAAATTGTACCATGAAGAAAATAATATTCACTTATTTCTTAAAAAATCATCTCTTAATTAAAAGAAGAGAGCATTCTCTTTCTTTAATCTGTTTGCTGATTTGCTCTAAGCAAGCAAAAAGTCAAATAATATCTGTAAAGCTAATTTCACTCTATGGTACATGCCCGTTGAACCAGGTCGAATAGACATAGCCAACTGAACACCACGTCGTAGGTGGCGCTGCCATGTCGCCAACTGGCTGTAATTTTTTTTTTCCAGGCAATCTCCCACCGGGATCGAATTTTCATTATCATGGGATAACGAAAATACATCGTCAGGTTCTTTCCTGTTTATATATACAACACATACCAACACCTTCGGCAAACTACGTCAGGAGCAACGAGCTAACAAGTCACAAAAAACAACATTTCCAGATCGaaagagtaaacatgcaacagcgcACAGAGAGCATTTTTTCTCTCCGGGAGATGGTCAAAAACACCGAGCAGATTACGAAGAGTTTCATCCTGTACCCCCACCGCGACAGAACAGCGAGAGGTTCAATCAAGATTGCATGTTACCAGCATCAGCATCTGTGTTGACCTGATCCTCAATATCCATATCTTCACCACCTTGCTCAAGCCTCAACTGTGGATTGATCATCGCAGCATTCCCATCTATGTTTCTTCCTCCATCACCCAGCGCCAGATTGATGAGAGTTGTAGCTCCTTGCTGGAGTTGGGCCGCCTCAGCATCAGAATGAGCACCTGACCAGTATTTCATAAAAGAGATCGCAAGAAAAATTAAGTCAGCAGGATTTTTCAGGAATTTTCTCTCAAAGCATGAGTTGTTACGCGTTTTCCAAATTGCCCAGCAGATGGCTGCAATGCCAGCAATCTGGACGTTGCGACTTGCACTGGAAAACTATGGCATCCACCAGAAATATTGTGCAAAAGATCCAGGGCGAGTGGGAGCACCCACAGCTATTCCCACCAGTCTCCAGATATATTGAGCTGCGGGGCAAGAGAAGAAAAGGTGTACAATAGACTCATGTATGGAGCAAAATTGACAAAGGGGATCACCATTCCAGTTTCTTTTCAGCAAATTGTCTTTAGTGGCAATGGCATTATGCCAAATCAGCCAGAGCCAGACCTTGATTTTCAGAGGGATTTTGCTTTTCCACAGATGCCTGAAGGATCTATCCATTCCATTTCTACAAATATGCTTGTACACACTTTTTACAGTGAACTGCCTATTTTTTGTCCATTTCCACTTTGGCTTATCTACACTGTCAGACATACCCCTCTGATTCAGAATGTTCACCAGCCCACACCACTGTATCTGCAAATCTTCAGATAACCATCTCCTGAATGAGAGTCTCCAGCCCATATGAGCAGCATCAGTCACAAAAATTGTTTGCTCATTACAGATATTGTATATTTCAGGGAATTTGTCCATCAGGGGTGTATGACCACACCAAGCATCCTTCCAGAAACTGGTTCTACAACCATTTCCCACTGCCATTCTCCTACCACAGAGATAAATATCTCTGACATGCATCATATCCTTCCACAAAGGAGAATCCCTGTTTCTATGCTTAGCCCACTGAATCCCTGCATCACCGAGATACTTTTTTCTCATGAAAAGTTGCCAAGGTCCCTCCTCATTCTCTAGCTTCCACCACCACTTACACATCAGGCTTATATTGAATTTGTGCAAATCTTTTACCCCCAGACCTCCTTTACTTTTGGGCTTACATATCCATCTCCACTTAACAAAGtggtattttcttttgtttgcatCACCAGCCCAGAAAAATGCCCTAATAGGTTTTTTAATTAAGTTCTATACCAACTGGCTGTAATATAGGATGGGATTTGCTAGTTTTCATTTGAGATGCTCAATTAAGTTCTATACCATTcgatttatatcataatttatgtTACTCATCAGTTACAACTAAAATTTGATAACATCATTTAACTGAGAACTAAGTTAATTGTCAGATAATCACACCCATATATGATCAGCAAATTAGCCACAGGCCCAACATGCTTCAGAGCGTGCCACAGTCGTAGTCCGCCATTCTCAGCAGACTTCTCGCGAGCGCTCCAGCCAGGACCTTCTCCCGCAGAAAGCTGACAATCGCACCGTCACTCTGCTGTACGAAGCCCACCATGTAGGCGGTCCCGACAAGGCATATGCTCCTCCACCGCCTTAACCCGGCATACTTGCACAGAGCCGACTCAATCCTCTCCTCCTCCGTGCCAGCCTCACTCTCGGCGACCACTGCCTCGCCGAGGCATCGCGCCAAGACGACGCCGTCCTCCAGCGCCGAGCAGCCGCCCTGCCCTAGGTCCGGCGTCATCGGGTGCAGAGCATCGCCGGCGACGCACACGTTCCCCTTGCTGATGCTCGCGAAGACGAGCGAGAGTGGCGACCGGAACTGAAGACGCGCGGCGGACGCGTCGCTCACCTCGCTCCTCTCGACCACCTCCTGCGCCTCCGCGGGCACCTTGGAGCTCCTCAGGCTGTTCAGCACGTACTGCTTCATGGTGGCGGCGCTCTCGTCGACACCCTTGTCTGCACTTAGGTCGACTACACATGAATGCTTGGACATTTCGATCGAATCTATCCATTGAGAGATGAGAATGAAGTGCAGATGATGCCCTGCCACTAAAACATTTATCTGACCGTTTTGGGAGGGGCACCAGGTGTAGAACCAGTAGACGTCGGTTTCGTCGCAGGGCACGAAGCCGAAACGGAAGCCCTGGCCGATGAACTGCAGGAACTCAGGCTGGAAACCGTGGCCGCCGTCAGGGTAACGCGCAAGGCCTCTGGTTGCCAGGCGCCCCGAGTAGGACGGCTTCGCGAGCCCTAGCCATCTCGCCACCACGGAGTTGACGCCGTCGCATCCGATCAGTACCTTTGCCCTGAGAGTTGAGCCGTCCGCGAGATGGAGGACCTTGGTGTGGCTGCCGACGTCGTGGTCGATGGCGACGATCTTGGAGGAGTACCGGATGGTGCCTGGTGGCAGCTCTTCCTCCATGGCCCGTAGCAGCAGGTCACGCCTCACGCGGCAGGTCTCATGGGGTCCTCTGCACCATCCCAAATTCCCAATATCAAGTCAGTTTCTTAATTCAGTAAGATTCAGTTCACCTATCACGATGGATGAATTTTGTTATCCTTCTCATTCAAATTGagattcagttcaagtcacccgATCGACGAATTTGCTATCTCCTCACCCGTTCTCCTGCGCCGTGAAGTCCAGCTCGTGCGCAATCTCTCCTGTGGACGAAGAGAAGACACGCAGCCCCTGGATGTGGAGGTGGAGCTTCCTGATCTTGTCGCCCACCCCGAGGGCGTCGAGCGCGCGGAAGGCGTTCCTCCACGTCGTGATGGCGTACCCGGACGCCCGCAGCGCCGGCGACGACTCCAGCACTACGCTACGAATCCCTTTTCTGCACCACGCAAAATTCCCCGATCATATCAGTGTTCGCTGCGATTGACACCTTGAACGAAGCAACCGACAGGGGGCGCGATTtcctgtcttacggatgacgctaGCGGATGATCAAAGACATGGGGCGTGCCGTGCATACTGTACCTGTATAGTCCCAGAGACACGGCGAGGCCGGCGGGGCCGGCGCCCACGACGATGATGTGCTCGGCCTCGGCGGCGCTCTCGCCTTGTTGCATGCTGCCTACTGTGTCGCAGCAGTATCCAAACAGAGGAGGAGCAGTGCACGGGCTATGCTATTGCCATCTAGTCATGTGTCATCTAGGCGGGCGAGGGAAATAACACGTCAGGAACAGACTATGGCGTCGAATTGCATGGATGGAGAAGGAAACATCTTCCACTTGTGATGTCACTGCTGATGTTTTCCTGATGTGGGCACGGCGAGCCCGGTCCTCAGTTTGGTGTTGAGTCCAACACACAAGTCactggcaaaatagtccacgacatgCTGCAGAAGAGACAGTAATTCACTCACCATTCACTTAGCATCAACCTCTATGAcgtaaacatggagttgtaaattgTGTGCGTAGATGGGTAACGGAAGCAACAAAAACAACCAAGACTTTCACGGCCATTTCAGCGAACACCCTGTGCGCGTGTAAGAAAACAGAACCATACCATGAAACCCACAAGCATGAGGCCTTACAATTTTCACCGCAGTAATATGCTTGCAAGGGCAACATACTAAAACGTCAATACCCCAGCGTAATCATCAACCTAAGAACGCAATGTCATGCCTCCGTGTCAACGTGACCTACCAAATGATACCAAACGTAAGCGTCAGGTTCGATGGCAAGCAAGAACTTGAGCAACAACAAATATAACAAGAAAACTACCAAATCAAGGAGGAGGGACACAACAACTTACATGGAACCCcttctgaagaagaagaagaaaaagcctAGGGTAGCGACGAGCAATCTTCTACTATGGGACCACCCGAATAAGAACTTTTAGAAGAAAATGAAGGAGGGGAAAGAAATCCCCTGTGACGACCCAAAAGACCAAATTGACACCATATTGAGGATTTTTTTTACGTTGAATTGATACACCTACCAGTTCACCCAATAGTGTTGATTAATCGAGAAATGTTAATACCGTCAACATAGGTGCGCAGAGATGTACTAGCCCATCCTTACCATTAGGGCTATGCCTCGGTTCACCAATCCCAAATTTTGTCACTCAATGGAGGTGGATATGACGGATCAAGCACAACACACACTCTCCGCTAAGCTGACGCCGACCAAAAAAACTCAACCCTCTCTCCACTTGCTCAAGTTATCCGTtgctccatttcgaaaaaaagttATCTGTTGCATGATAAATGACCCAAAAATGGCTTCCAAATGGTGAAATAGTAGTTGCACTTTATCATACAATCTTCTCCATGGATTTCTAAATGTGTTGCCTTCCTAAAAAGAGTTTTACCATTTAAGTTGTAAGTAAAAGTAAATCATTTTGAAAGGTCAACTATCAACGTCTTGAAAATTTACTATCCCAGATACTTGCAATTGCAAAGCATGTACATAAAATGTTTGTAATAACTACTTTCGAAATATATAGGACCTTGTTGAATTATACTATAAACATGGTTAGGTAGAACTTAATTTGGTTTTTCAATGTTGTCATTGTGCTAAAACCGACCAGATACTAGCTCTAAGTAGTAGCTTCGATCGAAGATGATGGAGTTAATTGGGAAGTAGCTTTGAAATATCAAGCACAATTAAGAACCCAAATGACCGGTGAACCACCGTCTACTCGTACCCAAGACCATTGGAAAAGGTGCCTCTAGGGAGGATCAGTGACTCCACCAATAACTTAAAGCTAATGCATCTAAGGAAACAATACCAAGAGTGTCTACTAGCATGGTAACTTTACACGCAATTTTCTTAATGTCGATCGATCCACCAACCTTTGGGCCCGTTCTCCTCTTGGCACCACTAAATCAAAACAGACACCTTTAGACGTCACTAGGATCACAAAACCTGGCCCCCATGGCATGACATTGATCCTGAACATGGCGGACCTAATCCCTCCAGGCTATGCAGACGTCCAGGTTTGATGACAGCACAACAACATACCTTCAGGTTTTTGTattgtttttttaaaaaaaatactaCCTCCTTTCCAAAATATAAGCTAGCATCCTAGAGAACTGAGTGTTAACTCAATGGCAAGACTCGCGAGTGCGCAACCAGCTCATCCGCGTTCGATATCCAAGAAAACCAAATTAAACAAGTTTTATCTAACATGTATAAATCCGCTGAGAGATCTCATCGTCTATCTAACATTGTATAGTCAAGAGAGAGAAACGTCCCCGTTGTCAACGTAATAGCATCGTAACTTAACCAAAATGCTAGTCTTTTTGGGAGATCTACCGCTGCGGTTATACCATTTATAGGCTAAATGAGAAAAAACTgctaatagccggctatagctttATTTAGCCCCTAATTATCCTCTAAGTTAGCTGCTAAATCTTTTGTATTTTAaatttctcttcttttttctttctttatttCTTGTTTTCTGAAATTTGCGTTCAAGAC
It includes:
- the LOC127296766 gene encoding monooxygenase 2 isoform X2 translates to MQQGESAAEAEHIIVVGAGPAGLAVSLGLYRKGIRSVVLESSPALRASGYAITTWRNAFRALDALGVGDKIRKLHLHIQGLRVFSSSTGEIAHELDFTAQENGGPHETCRVRRDLLLRAMEEELPPGTIRYSSKIVAIDHDVGSHTKVLHLADGSTLRAKVLIGCDGVNSVVARWLGLAKPSYSGRLATRGLARYPDGGHGFQPEFLQFIGQGFRFGFVPCDETDVYWFYTWCPSQNDKGVDESAATMKQYVLNSLRSSKVPAEAQEVVERSEVSDASAARLQFRSPLSLVFASISKGNVCVAGDALHPMTPDLGQGGCSALEDGVVLARCLGEAVVAESEAGTEEERIESALCKYAGLRRWRSICLVGTAYMVGFVQQSDGAIVSFLREKVLAGALARSLLRMADYDCGTL
- the LOC127296766 gene encoding monooxygenase 2 isoform X1, yielding MQQGESAAEAEHIIVVGAGPAGLAVSLGLYRKGIRSVVLESSPALRASGYAITTWRNAFRALDALGVGDKIRKLHLHIQGLRVFSSSTGEIAHELDFTAQENGGPHETCRVRRDLLLRAMEEELPPGTIRYSSKIVAIDHDVGSHTKVLHLADGSTLRAKVLIGCDGVNSVVARWLGLAKPSYSGRLATRGLARYPDGGHGFQPEFLQFIGQGFRFGFVPCDETDVYWFYTWCPSQNGQINVLVAGHHLHFILISQWIDSIEMSKHSCVVDLSADKGVDESAATMKQYVLNSLRSSKVPAEAQEVVERSEVSDASAARLQFRSPLSLVFASISKGNVCVAGDALHPMTPDLGQGGCSALEDGVVLARCLGEAVVAESEAGTEEERIESALCKYAGLRRWRSICLVGTAYMVGFVQQSDGAIVSFLREKVLAGALARSLLRMADYDCGTL